From the genome of Candidatus Binatia bacterium, one region includes:
- a CDS encoding molybdopterin-dependent oxidoreductase, whose translation MSSVSLTRRQLLAGGIAGAATVGLGLSVLRPRGAAATADGLVPLTAPLVGSPPAYKDWRDVYAEKWRWDKIARTSHARSNCISACSWNVFVKDGVAWREEQNAIYAQTEPGVPDFNPRGCQKGACYTHLMYEPSRVTHPLKRVGERGSGQWKRVPWDEALQTVADAMIDAAVEQNTGAIVYDHGTTNIDFGADTAAEMRLFRQLNSTVIDSWGGVGDMPYGAVQTWGMYNVEGTSSDWFKSDYIIVWVGNPAYTRMPEVHFMHEARYRGARLVVVAPDYNATAIHADTWLNPRVATDAALALGMAQVIIAENLFDADYVREQTDLPILVREDNGRYLRGVDVQRGGSDALLYFWDETADALAPVPGCRGEGSRSIALGSVRPALSGRWTVKLADGGAVTVRPLLVHLREHLDANYTAEQAAKITGVGAGTIRKTARDLAAAPRAMIYSSWGACKHFHSDLFQRSQILLMALTGNQGKSGGGLRVASWWPVKGFDMLAGGMDSLPILQKARAMVMMALGRWGWRDMESLLIETTRKRGDVPLMPFLYTHAGYNTIWDKAEWTDPALPRPTAAYMKEALEKDWIQVRPLPGTEPRVFLFTGPNPLRRWPSPQIARAHLWPKLKMVVDVNFKFGTSGLYADVILPASGYYERDSLKYSQAYLPFLLACEKAVDPLGESKPEWEIFGLLARKIQERAQARGVSTVKDVMGGEVDLSSIYDGWSDGGKFNEKDPKAALDFILRNTPVTGNKGWAEMLERGMLPIVEQDGGPNVLYAVATDFDPKRTLYPHARFIEKKEVWPTLTGRQQFLLDHPWYLEAGEALPVHKEAPAAGGNYPLRLTGGHTRWSIHATWRDSPLMLRLQRGEPAVFVSPRDASARGIADGDRVRVWNDNGEFQAVAKLTRGVQPGQLLVYHAWEPYQHKDWKGQGEPVPAPWKPLHLAGDYDQLHYRVIYGAPSHHPRGGTVDLERVA comes from the coding sequence ATGAGTTCGGTTTCACTCACTCGTCGTCAACTGCTGGCCGGCGGCATCGCCGGCGCGGCTACCGTCGGTCTCGGGCTCAGCGTTCTGCGCCCACGCGGCGCCGCTGCCACGGCCGACGGCCTCGTCCCGCTTACCGCCCCGCTGGTCGGTTCGCCGCCCGCCTACAAGGACTGGCGCGACGTGTATGCCGAGAAGTGGCGCTGGGACAAGATCGCTCGTACCTCGCACGCGCGCTCCAATTGCATCTCGGCGTGTTCGTGGAACGTGTTCGTGAAAGATGGAGTGGCGTGGCGCGAGGAGCAGAACGCGATCTACGCGCAGACCGAGCCCGGGGTGCCCGACTTCAATCCGCGCGGCTGCCAGAAAGGGGCGTGCTACACGCACCTGATGTACGAACCGTCGCGCGTGACGCATCCGCTCAAGCGCGTCGGCGAGCGCGGCTCGGGCCAGTGGAAGCGTGTCCCCTGGGACGAGGCGCTGCAGACCGTCGCCGACGCGATGATCGATGCCGCGGTCGAGCAGAACACCGGCGCAATCGTCTACGACCACGGCACGACGAACATCGACTTCGGCGCCGACACCGCCGCGGAGATGCGGCTGTTTCGCCAGTTGAACTCGACCGTGATCGACTCCTGGGGCGGGGTCGGCGACATGCCGTACGGCGCCGTGCAGACCTGGGGCATGTACAACGTCGAGGGCACCTCGAGCGACTGGTTCAAGTCGGATTACATCATCGTCTGGGTGGGCAATCCCGCCTACACGCGAATGCCGGAAGTGCACTTCATGCACGAAGCGCGCTACCGCGGTGCGCGCCTGGTGGTGGTGGCGCCCGACTATAATGCCACCGCTATTCACGCGGATACGTGGCTGAATCCGCGCGTCGCAACCGATGCGGCCCTCGCGCTGGGTATGGCGCAGGTCATCATTGCCGAGAACCTCTTCGATGCCGACTACGTACGCGAGCAGACCGACCTGCCGATCCTCGTGCGCGAGGACAACGGTCGTTATCTGCGCGGAGTCGACGTGCAGCGCGGCGGCAGCGATGCGCTGCTCTATTTCTGGGACGAGACGGCCGACGCTCTCGCACCCGTGCCCGGGTGCCGCGGCGAGGGCAGCCGCAGCATCGCCCTCGGCAGCGTGCGGCCGGCGCTCAGCGGGCGCTGGACGGTCAAGCTGGCGGACGGCGGCGCGGTGACGGTGCGTCCGCTGCTGGTGCATCTCCGCGAGCATCTCGACGCAAACTACACGGCCGAGCAGGCGGCTAAGATCACCGGTGTCGGTGCCGGGACGATTCGCAAGACCGCCCGCGATCTGGCCGCGGCGCCGCGGGCGATGATCTATTCGTCATGGGGCGCCTGCAAACACTTCCACAGCGACCTGTTCCAGCGCTCGCAGATTCTGCTCATGGCGCTGACCGGCAATCAGGGGAAGTCGGGCGGCGGCCTGCGGGTCGCCTCCTGGTGGCCGGTCAAGGGCTTCGACATGCTGGCCGGAGGGATGGACTCCCTGCCTATCCTGCAGAAGGCCCGCGCCATGGTCATGATGGCGCTCGGGCGCTGGGGATGGCGCGACATGGAGTCGCTGCTGATCGAAACGACGCGCAAACGCGGCGACGTTCCTTTGATGCCGTTCCTTTATACGCACGCCGGTTACAACACGATCTGGGACAAGGCCGAGTGGACCGACCCCGCCCTGCCGCGCCCGACCGCGGCGTACATGAAGGAGGCACTCGAGAAGGACTGGATCCAGGTCCGCCCGCTTCCCGGCACCGAACCGCGCGTCTTCTTGTTCACGGGACCCAATCCGCTGCGCCGCTGGCCGTCACCGCAGATCGCCCGGGCGCACCTCTGGCCCAAGCTCAAGATGGTGGTCGACGTCAATTTCAAGTTCGGCACCTCGGGCCTGTACGCCGACGTCATCCTGCCGGCCTCCGGGTACTACGAGCGCGACTCCCTGAAGTATTCGCAGGCCTATCTGCCGTTCTTGCTCGCCTGCGAAAAGGCGGTCGATCCGCTCGGCGAGTCGAAGCCCGAGTGGGAGATCTTCGGCCTCCTTGCGCGCAAGATTCAGGAGCGCGCGCAGGCCCGGGGCGTGTCGACCGTCAAGGATGTCATGGGCGGGGAGGTCGATCTTTCCAGCATCTACGACGGCTGGAGCGACGGCGGCAAGTTCAACGAGAAGGACCCCAAAGCGGCGCTCGACTTCATTCTGCGCAACACGCCGGTCACCGGCAACAAAGGCTGGGCCGAGATGCTCGAGCGCGGCATGCTCCCGATCGTCGAACAGGACGGCGGCCCGAACGTGCTCTACGCCGTGGCCACCGACTTCGATCCGAAGCGTACTCTGTATCCGCATGCGCGCTTCATCGAGAAGAAAGAGGTGTGGCCGACGCTCACCGGACGCCAGCAGTTCCTCCTCGATCACCCGTGGTACCTCGAGGCCGGCGAAGCTCTGCCCGTACACAAGGAAGCGCCCGCGGCCGGCGGCAACTACCCGCTGCGCCTCACCGGCGGGCATACGCGCTGGTCGATTCACGCCACCTGGCGCGACTCGCCGTTGATGCTGCGACTGCAACGGGGCGAGCCGGCGGTGTTCGTCTCGCCGCGCGACGCCAGCGCGCGCGGTATCGCCGACGGCGATCGGGTACGCGTGTGGAACGACAACGGCGAGTTCCAGGCGGTGGCCAAGCTGACCCGCGGCGTCCAGCCGGGGCAGCTCCTCGTCTACCACGCCTGGGAGCCGTACCAGCACAAGGATTGGAAGGGGCAGGGCGAGCCGGTGCCCGCACCGTGGAAACCGCTGCATCTCGCCGGCGATTACGACCAGCTCCACTACCGGGTCATCTACGGCGCGCCGAGCCATCATCCGCGCGGCGGCACCGTCGACCTGGAGAGGGTGGCATGA
- a CDS encoding molybdopterin-dependent oxidoreductase: protein MHISRRDFLRVGAAGVAGAGLGMIRLRPAAADAAAGATQAATAAAAPVYGDWRDVYRQRWAWDKIVRSSHFVNCWYQAHCSFNVYLKDGVVWREEQAADYPQVRPDVPDFNPRGCQKGACFSERMYDPSRVSHPLKRVGERGSGKWQRIPWDQALTEIADSVIDTVSGEGSDRVIWELGPLYTAGVMAAAQQRIGVLLDSTTLDMNTEIGDGHRGVGETFGKIVFERSADDYFFSDLILIWGGNPICTQIPNAHFLLEARYHGTNIVCISPDYSASAVHADLWVPVELGCDAALGLSLAHVLVEEGLVDRDFVTEQTDLPFLIRDDTRRYLRGADLDDGGDEDELFVYDQTRGVVAAPRQSLELSGLQPVLDGRFEATLADGTKVPVRTVFSLLRERLKDYAPEKATKLCGTPPGLIRNLARRIGTAKAVSMTTTSNFSKHYHGNLIERTQALVFALSGNYGKKGSGFVGFPFLVNDGLERMALSLFPLTERLQLIAGALFKHQKHRWAGLTEEMAIYERGREANQSGMFACGALFWYVHAGLLNASDDLQDWDPYLKRPVREVLDESLKNGWQYVWPKPGDDPRVMFVYGSNPLRRIRCYPLVLEHLWPKLRTIVTLDFRMTSTAMHSDYVLPVAAWYERTEHKWVTPLMPFAHAGAKMTTYYEAKSDWEILARLAMTVQKRANERGIATYTDRRGNTRRLHDVGDRFTAGGTFGPEDDDKVARAIHEASSTFDGVTWEELRDRGWARYTDIGHSAASVGNATEIRPDDTITPLTRHVYGKIPYPTLSRRQQYYIDQELYLEMGEELPTHKQPPIAGGRYPLVLSGGHTRWSIHAAWRDDRLMLRQQRGVPVMYISAADADARGIFDGMRVRVWNDIAEFQVMAKVSPALRPGQLIVYHAWENYQFQDGKGFQNLIPSPLNPVELAGGQFHLRPMVICMQPSHTDRDTRVEVARI from the coding sequence ATGCACATCAGCCGCCGCGACTTCCTCCGCGTGGGCGCTGCCGGCGTGGCCGGGGCCGGTCTCGGCATGATCCGCCTGCGTCCCGCCGCGGCCGACGCCGCCGCGGGCGCAACGCAGGCGGCGACCGCGGCGGCCGCCCCCGTCTATGGCGACTGGCGCGACGTCTATCGCCAGCGCTGGGCCTGGGACAAGATCGTTCGCAGCTCGCACTTCGTCAACTGCTGGTACCAGGCCCACTGCTCGTTCAACGTCTACCTCAAAGACGGTGTCGTCTGGCGCGAAGAGCAGGCGGCCGACTACCCGCAGGTGCGCCCGGACGTCCCCGATTTCAACCCGCGCGGCTGCCAGAAAGGCGCTTGCTTCAGCGAGCGCATGTACGATCCGTCCCGGGTCAGCCACCCGCTCAAGCGCGTCGGCGAACGCGGGTCCGGGAAGTGGCAACGCATTCCCTGGGACCAGGCCCTGACGGAGATCGCCGACTCGGTGATCGACACCGTCAGCGGCGAGGGCAGCGACCGGGTGATCTGGGAGCTGGGGCCGCTCTACACGGCCGGCGTCATGGCCGCGGCGCAACAGCGGATCGGCGTTCTGCTCGATTCGACCACGCTCGACATGAACACGGAAATCGGCGACGGCCACCGCGGCGTCGGCGAGACCTTCGGCAAGATCGTCTTCGAGCGCTCGGCCGACGACTACTTCTTCTCCGACCTCATCCTGATCTGGGGCGGCAACCCGATCTGTACCCAGATCCCGAATGCGCACTTCCTGCTCGAAGCGCGCTACCACGGCACGAATATCGTCTGCATCAGCCCCGACTACAGCGCCTCCGCGGTCCATGCCGACCTCTGGGTGCCCGTCGAACTCGGGTGCGACGCCGCGCTTGGCCTGTCCCTGGCGCACGTCCTGGTCGAGGAAGGCCTTGTCGATCGCGACTTCGTTACCGAGCAGACGGACCTGCCGTTTCTGATCCGCGACGACACCCGGCGTTACCTGCGCGGGGCCGACCTCGATGACGGCGGCGACGAGGACGAGCTGTTCGTCTACGACCAGACGCGCGGCGTCGTGGCGGCGCCGCGCCAGAGTCTCGAACTGTCGGGCCTGCAACCCGTGCTCGACGGCCGTTTCGAGGCCACCCTCGCCGACGGCACAAAGGTGCCGGTGCGCACCGTCTTCTCGCTGCTGCGCGAGCGGCTAAAGGACTACGCCCCCGAAAAGGCGACGAAGCTCTGCGGTACCCCTCCCGGCCTGATCCGCAACCTGGCGCGCCGCATCGGCACCGCCAAAGCGGTCAGCATGACGACCACCAGCAACTTCTCTAAGCACTATCACGGCAATCTCATCGAGCGGACGCAGGCGCTCGTGTTTGCCCTGTCCGGCAACTACGGCAAGAAGGGTAGCGGGTTCGTCGGCTTCCCGTTCCTGGTCAACGACGGACTCGAGCGGATGGCGCTGAGTCTGTTTCCGCTCACCGAGCGCCTGCAGCTCATTGCCGGCGCCCTCTTCAAGCACCAGAAGCACCGTTGGGCCGGCCTCACCGAGGAAATGGCCATTTACGAGCGCGGCCGCGAGGCTAACCAGTCGGGTATGTTCGCCTGCGGGGCGCTGTTCTGGTACGTGCACGCCGGCCTGCTCAATGCGAGCGATGACCTGCAGGACTGGGACCCGTACCTGAAACGGCCGGTTCGCGAGGTGCTCGACGAATCGCTGAAAAACGGCTGGCAGTACGTCTGGCCGAAGCCCGGCGACGATCCGCGCGTCATGTTCGTGTACGGTAGCAATCCGCTGCGCCGCATCCGTTGTTACCCCCTGGTGCTCGAACATCTGTGGCCGAAGCTCCGGACGATCGTCACGCTCGACTTCCGCATGACCTCGACCGCCATGCACTCCGACTACGTCCTGCCGGTGGCCGCCTGGTACGAGCGCACCGAGCACAAGTGGGTGACGCCGCTGATGCCGTTCGCCCACGCCGGCGCGAAAATGACCACGTACTACGAGGCCAAGTCGGACTGGGAGATCCTCGCCCGGCTGGCGATGACGGTCCAGAAGCGCGCCAACGAACGCGGCATCGCGACCTACACCGACCGCCGGGGCAACACGCGCCGGCTGCATGACGTCGGCGATCGGTTCACCGCGGGCGGCACGTTCGGTCCGGAGGACGACGACAAGGTTGCCCGCGCGATCCACGAGGCCTCGAGCACGTTCGACGGCGTCACCTGGGAGGAACTGCGCGACCGCGGCTGGGCGCGCTACACCGACATCGGCCACAGCGCCGCCTCGGTCGGCAACGCGACCGAAATCCGCCCCGACGACACCATTACTCCCCTGACCCGACACGTCTACGGCAAGATCCCCTACCCGACGCTGTCGCGCCGCCAGCAGTACTACATCGACCAGGAGCTCTACCTGGAGATGGGCGAGGAGCTGCCGACGCACAAACAACCGCCGATCGCCGGCGGCCGCTACCCGCTGGTCCTGTCGGGCGGACACACGCGCTGGAGTATCCATGCCGCCTGGCGCGACGACCGTCTCATGCTGCGCCAGCAACGCGGCGTACCGGTGATGTACATATCGGCGGCGGATGCCGATGCGCGCGGCATCTTCGACGGCATGCGGGTCCGCGTCTGGAACGACATCGCCGAATTCCAGGTCATGGCCAAGGTGTCGCCGGCGCTGCGGCCCGGGCAGCTCATCGTCTATCACGCCTGGGAGAATTACCAGTTTCAGGACGGCAAGGGCTTCCAGAACCTCATCCCCTCCCCGCTCAATCCCGTCGAGCTGGCCGGCGGGCAGTTCCACCTGCGGCCGATGGTGATCTGTATGCAACCCAGCCACACCGACCGCGACACGCGGGTGGAGGTCGCACGTATATGA
- a CDS encoding respiratory nitrate reductase subunit beta, translating to MSSPKRQIAMVMDLNKCIGCQTCTIACKRLWTRDEGMDYMWWNCVNTMPGRGTPRDWETMGGGFTAGDARPSRIPTRGDFGDAWEFNHEEVFFGGKGSSAHLQIKGEQPDWGPNWDEDQGAGEYPNAYYFYLPRICNHCTHPACLEACPRKAIEKREEDGIVLLNEDRCRGYRFCMEACPYKKLYFNETRKISQKCIFCFPRVEKGVAPACARQCPGRVRFVGYRDDQNGPIWKLVDKYRVAIPLHPEFGTEPNVFYVPPMSPPRFDENGEIDESRPRIPDEYLVSLFGPRALEALGTIKSEVAKVRGGGKSELLDLLIAYEWKSMFGGFDRDPATIEWTKG from the coding sequence GTGAGCAGCCCGAAACGCCAGATCGCGATGGTGATGGATCTGAACAAGTGCATCGGCTGTCAGACCTGCACCATTGCTTGCAAACGATTGTGGACCCGTGACGAAGGCATGGACTACATGTGGTGGAACTGCGTCAACACCATGCCCGGCCGCGGTACGCCGCGCGACTGGGAGACCATGGGCGGCGGTTTCACCGCCGGCGACGCCCGGCCGAGCCGCATCCCCACCCGGGGCGACTTCGGCGACGCCTGGGAGTTCAACCACGAAGAGGTCTTCTTCGGCGGTAAGGGCTCGTCGGCCCACCTCCAGATCAAGGGCGAACAGCCGGACTGGGGGCCGAACTGGGACGAGGACCAGGGCGCCGGCGAATACCCGAACGCGTACTACTTTTACCTGCCGCGCATCTGCAACCACTGCACGCACCCGGCCTGCCTCGAAGCCTGCCCGCGCAAGGCCATCGAGAAGCGCGAAGAGGATGGCATCGTTCTCCTCAACGAGGACCGCTGCCGCGGCTACCGCTTCTGCATGGAGGCGTGTCCGTACAAGAAGCTCTATTTCAACGAGACGCGGAAGATCTCGCAGAAGTGCATCTTCTGCTTTCCCCGCGTCGAGAAGGGCGTCGCGCCGGCCTGCGCCCGGCAGTGCCCCGGCCGCGTGCGCTTCGTCGGTTACCGCGACGACCAGAACGGACCGATCTGGAAGCTGGTCGACAAGTACAGGGTGGCGATTCCCCTGCATCCGGAGTTCGGAACCGAACCGAACGTTTTCTACGTTCCGCCGATGTCGCCGCCCCGCTTCGACGAAAACGGCGAGATCGACGAATCCAGGCCCCGCATTCCCGACGAGTACCTCGTCTCCCTGTTCGGCCCGCGGGCACTGGAGGCGCTCGGCACCATCAAGTCGGAGGTCGCCAAAGTGCGCGGCGGCGGCAAGTCCGAGCTGCTCGACCTGCTGATCGCCTACGAATGGAAGAGCATGTTCGGCGGATTCGATCGCGATCCGGCGACCATCGAGTGGACGAAAGGCTGA